AATGATTAATGAGCAGTCTGGGGGGTTTTGTTCAATAGACAGACTTTACAAATCATTGACTGACAATCAGCACATGGAGGAAATCGCTCTTTAGTCAGAAGTgtgtggctcttaaaagagccgttgatttgtttgttgtcagccGGTTCCGGGTGTTTACTTCTTGGCGGGCTTCTCGGTCTTCTTGGGCAGCAGGACCGCCTGGATGTTGGGCAGCACGCCGCCCTGAGCGATGGTGACTCCGCCCAGCAGCTTGTTGAGCTCCTCGTCGTTGCGGACGGCCAGCTGCAGGTGACGGGGGATGATCCTGGTCTTCTTGTTGTCGCGGGCAGCGTTCCCGGCCAACTCCAGGATCTCAGCGGTCAGGTACTCCAGCACCGCCGCCAGATAGACGGGGGCTCCGGCACCGACACGCTGGGCGTAGTTACCCTTCCTGAGCAGCCTGTGAACACGGCCGACCGGGAACTGAAGCCCGGCACGAGAGGAGCGGGTCTTGGCCTTAGCTCTGGCTTTTCCTCCGGTTTTGCCTCGTCCACTCATCGTTAAATCTGCTCTTTAGAGACGGTACTCAAAGAAACTGTGTCTCCGACAGCCCAAACCCCTTTTTATACATCCGCGGAGCGCGCGGGGAGGTTCTTCAAGACCAACCAGAAAAGGGGcttccagcagagcagcagagggcggCCCGCTCTGAACTTTGGCGGAAGTTTTGAACGGATTTCTCGCCAATAAGCAGCTGAGATTCAGGCGGTGGGTCGCTCCTCTGGGCGGTGCTGAGCTCCAGGAGGAGCCCCTCACCAATCAGGATCCGGAGGTCTGAAGAAGCGTCACCGGTTCACAGTTTAAGAGCAGCGAGTCTCCTCTCTTTACTACACTCTTCTCCCGATCAGAGAAACACGATACAATGGCAAGAACCAAGCAGACTGCCCGTAAGTCCACCGGAGGCAAAGCCCCCAGAAAGCAGCTGGCGACCAAGGCCGCCCGTAAGAGCGCCCCGGCCACCGGCGGAGTGAAGAAGCCTCACCGTTACAGGCCCGGTACCGTGGCTCTCAGAGAGATCCGCCGCTACCAGAAGTCCACCGAGCTGCTGATCCGCAAGCTGCCCTTCCAGCGCCTGGTGAGGGAGATCGCTCAGGACTTCAAGACCGACCTGCGCTTCCAGAGCTCCGCCGTCATGGCTCTGCAGGAGGCCAGCGAGGCTTACCTGGTCGGTCTGTTCGAGGACACCAACCTGTGCGCCATCCACGCCAAGAGGGTCACCATCATGCCCAAAGACATCCAGCTGGCCCGCCGCATCCGCGGAGAGAGGGCTTAAACTGACCCCAGACccgtttacaacaacaacacaaaggctcttttaagagccacctcACTCTGAACTAAAGAGCTTCTTcctttgctgctgctgaatgaacaaatcaatataatattttagtttttagttaaAACTAAAActcctgtttctgctgtttctccagAAAGTAGACAGACGTTGTCAGAGTGTCACTTCATGGATTCTATTTTAACCTCAACTAtgaagggatggatggatggacacaCATCATGGTTCAGCGTTTAAATGGTTCATTAATGTCAATGTTTACATACTGCAGTGTAGTGATGTGCAgttgcatataaacacacaaagacatataTAACATACAGTTAAATAGTGGTAAAGTGCTGCGCTTAAGTGTGAAGAGGTGTTCCAGCTCTTTATGTTCAGATGTCCAGGATGTTCCATGGCAGGAGAAGTTCTCATCCTCTGGTCAGTGAGGATTTGTCTGATGACCAAGTTGCTGTCTATGACAGTCTGATTAATTACAATGATGCATCTGGATGTCCATAGTTCATTGCACCGATGATTAGTTGAAATAGTTCTTAATGTTAACCAACTTGTGCGCCATCCACGCCAAGAAGGTCACCATTATGCCTAAGGACATCCAGCTGGACATCCAGCATTGTCTCGTCCAACAGTCCGTACGTGACAGAATTATAACTTAAATTAAACATGAATcctaaaccttttaaaaaaaactccagaCTTCCTGTGGTCTGTAACAGTCAACAGTCACCTCTGTCCTTTTATCATCACTATATGGAATTAACCCCATATTTAAAattattaatttcattaaatattattttgctTCAGTTGTGCTGTAGATGCTGGTGTTCTGTAATAAAATCTCCAAATAATTCTTTATAAAAAGGGCCATGtctcacttttcttctttttcttccttcctaaACCTGATCCTGATCTGCTGATACTGAAGCACAAAagctcttttaagagccacccaCTTCATTTACAGACTGTCATCCTTTAACAAACTATAATATATGGCTACAGATAACTATTGCCTTTTGGGTTGTTGCATGAACCacaattaacaaaacaaaactatttgatTTCATATTACATGAATGCAATATTATTAGGATACTTATGTGAATATTTAAATTACCACAATGATTTCCCAATCTGAGTGGTTTGTTTTGAGTCAGTTATCACATGTCCCCTGAACCTACATAAATGTAAGTGCTGTTTTGATGAAGTTAGGGGATAAGGGGTTAATAATCTGGGAAATTATAttacacatatatgtacatatatacatatacattgttattgtatatattctttatttttattttcactgaaatattgtaaatgtatatattttattttgtatatctttatttgtacatactgctCATTTCcaaatgtatgctacttttctactcttgaatgggagcacctgtaacttgtgtaatttcccctcggggatcaataaagtatttctgattatgATTCTGATTTTAACTTTGGAACAAACGGAGGTCCAGGGAAAAGGATACTGTCAGGAACAAACTGTAGGCCTGTAGCCTGTAAGTTACTGTAGTTGTTGTAAAGTAGGCCTACTTAGAGTATGAGATACAACATTGTACTTACAGGGGACATCAACAAACAGCCTGAGGTGGTTCatgtttttagatgtttttttttttacattttatatgtatgtgttgctcGTTCTTTatcaagacaaaataaaacaaggttTGTAAAATAAGGATGAAAGAAAAACTAACAAATagattaattatatatttttttactggTACTTTGTTGTTTATTGCATATTACTGATCTTATATGATGTAAGGTGAGTGCCATGAAAAGCTGCcattaaataaaatgcataattatgataatattacgtttaaataaaacaataaagtgcCACAGAGACGTTGTGAAGTTTAGCACCATGATTTCCATGTCTGAAACTCACTCTGACCTTTTACTTAGTTTTCAAGTAATCCATGTAATATGCTAACTGCATACATTTTtgatttatgtatatatttgtatcataaattaaattaaattaatcttTGAAATGGGAGGATTACAAGCAACAATGTCTTCGTTATTCATGTAGTTTATTCAattaaataatcacatttttccCATAAAACCTTCCAAACTCAAGTGAAAATTGTGATATTAATGACCCACCCACCATACTGTTTCAGGGACATATTTGGACCTGTAATATCATTAATACTAAGAGCCCCCTTAGAGGGCTATGCAAACTCATAGAATTTGGGATTATGATCCTTAGCCAATTTTTAGAAGAGGTGTATGATGTATAGACCACATTATACAGGTAAAAGCAAACtttccatgaaaaaaacaacattaaatgaatCATAAAAGTTGGTAAATATTATAAGTAAACTGTCTCTTCTAACTTTAACTAACTTCCACAAGGAAAACATactttatgtttgtattttaccGTGAAATACCCGTTTAGCTATCacgttttattctgaaaatccCTCATAGCGTAATGCGGAAGTCTTGTAGTTAACGTGACAGAAGCTATTTTCTGATTGGGCGATCTCACTAACGTTCAATTTAACCAATGAACGAGCAGCTTCGTTGCTATATAAAGCCGATTTCGCTTTCAAACTTTACTTTCTCCGCTTATCTCGAAAAGTAATCACTGAAAATGTCTGGTCGTGGAAAGGGAGCCGGTAAAGCAAGAGCCAAGGCAAAGAGCCGCTCCTCTCGTGCCGGGCTTCAGTTCCCGGTGGGCCGTGTTCACAGGCTGCTGAGGAAGGGCAATTATGCCCACCGTGTCGGTGCCGGAGCCCCCGTCTATCTGGCGGCGGTGCTGGAGTACCTGACCGCTGAGATCCTGGAGTTGGCCGGGAACGCTGCCCGCGACAACAAGAAGACCAGGATCATCCCCCGTCACCTGCAGCTGGCCGTCCGCAACGACGAGGAGCTCAACAAGCTGCTGGGCGGAGTCACCATCGCTCAGGGCGGCGTGCTGCCCAACATCCAGGCGGTCCTGCTGCCCAAGAAGACCGAGAAGCCCGCCAAGAAGTAAACACCCGGAACCGGCTGACAACAACCAAAACAacggctcttttaagagccacacACTTCTGACTAAAGAGCGACTTCCTTCATGTGCTGGTTGGTTGTTTGTTTCAATCAAATAGTAATCTGTGGAGCATCTCTGATGGCTTCATGGAAAAGGAAATACGTTTGCTTAACAAAAGGATGTAATTTATTTAATGACTCCTATACATAATTTATGCTATGCAACACCTTTATTAAACTATCCCCACCAACCAAACGGATTCTGTCAAATGTGTAGAT
The Enoplosus armatus isolate fEnoArm2 chromosome 13, fEnoArm2.hap1, whole genome shotgun sequence genome window above contains:
- the LOC139294839 gene encoding histone H3 gives rise to the protein MARTKQTARKSTGGKAPRKQLATKAARKSAPATGGVKKPHRYRPGTVALREIRRYQKSTELLIRKLPFQRLVREIAQDFKTDLRFQSSAVMALQEASEAYLVGLFEDTNLCAIHAKRVTIMPKDIQLARRIRGERA
- the LOC139294836 gene encoding histone H2AX-like, whose translation is MSGRGKTGGKARAKAKTRSSRAGLQFPVGRVHRLLRKGNYAQRVGAGAPVYLAAVLEYLTAEILELAGNAARDNKKTRIIPRHLQLAVRNDEELNKLLGGVTIAQGGVLPNIQAVLLPKKTEKPAKKKLQLRTDLTMSGRGKTGGKARAKAKTRSSRAGLQFPVGRVHRLLRKGNYAQRVGAGAPVYLAAVLEYLTAEILELAGNAARDNKKTRIIPRHLQLAVRNDEELNKLLGGVTIAQGGVLPNIQAVLLPKKTEKPAKK